A DNA window from Gemmatimonadota bacterium contains the following coding sequences:
- a CDS encoding type II secretion system F family protein: protein MVIPALLIGLTVILLIIGAADAAPSRPRSVTQRLSELRRLGYAGVSAEHSGRQDRRAQFELFLRRLGSKVDQGRKDAAEIRQRLIQAGYRSPTAPAVFWGVRLFLTAGLGLSLLAIGAASGAAPNMLLVRGLSAAALGWVGPSFYVGRKQKKRKLKIQKALPDALDLMVVCVEAGLGLNQALVRVSEEIRHVSLEMSEEMALVNLEIRAGAERQQALRNLAERTGVDDVRALTAILIQTDRFGTSVSTALRTQADTMRTKRRQRAEEAAAKTTIKLIPPLVFCVFPAIFTVILGPAAIQIYRVLVTGGGFGG, encoded by the coding sequence ATGGTAATCCCAGCTCTTCTCATCGGCCTGACGGTCATCCTCTTGATCATAGGGGCGGCCGACGCTGCTCCCAGCCGGCCTCGGTCCGTCACGCAGCGCCTTTCGGAGCTGCGCCGCCTGGGGTACGCGGGGGTCAGCGCCGAGCATTCGGGTCGGCAGGATCGGCGCGCGCAGTTCGAGCTGTTCCTGCGCCGGCTGGGGTCCAAGGTGGACCAGGGGCGCAAGGACGCCGCGGAGATCCGCCAGCGCCTGATCCAGGCGGGGTACCGGAGCCCCACGGCCCCGGCGGTGTTCTGGGGCGTGAGGTTGTTCCTGACCGCGGGGCTCGGGCTTTCGCTGCTCGCCATCGGGGCAGCGTCGGGGGCCGCGCCCAACATGCTGCTCGTGCGCGGGTTGTCCGCGGCGGCGCTCGGCTGGGTGGGGCCCAGCTTCTACGTCGGGCGCAAGCAGAAGAAGCGCAAGCTCAAGATCCAGAAGGCGCTGCCCGACGCGCTGGACCTGATGGTCGTGTGCGTGGAGGCGGGACTCGGCTTGAACCAGGCGCTCGTGCGCGTGTCCGAGGAGATCCGCCACGTGAGCCTGGAGATGAGCGAAGAGATGGCGCTCGTGAACCTGGAGATCAGGGCGGGAGCCGAGCGCCAGCAGGCGCTGCGGAACCTGGCGGAGAGGACCGGCGTGGACGACGTGCGCGCGCTCACCGCAATCCTGATCCAGACCGACCGCTTCGGTACGTCCGTGTCCACCGCGCTGCGCACGCAGGCCGACACCATGCGCACCAAGCGCCGGCAGCGCGCGGAAGAGGCAGCGGCCAAGACCACCATCAAGCTGATTCCGCCGCTCGTGTTCTGCGTATTCCCGGCGATCTTCACCGTAATCCTCGGGCCCGCCGCAATCCAGATCTACCGCGTCCTGGTGACCGGCGGCGGCTTCGGCGGATGA
- a CDS encoding type II secretion system F family protein, with amino-acid sequence MGSLLLPILVFVAVAALVVIMSLSWEGLRDVRDKKTLASRLESMDFETLASRSNAPSDLLRPLHQQTALEAFADRFTRMRGIQTAMEQADLSWSIGTFLMATVGFTIGGGLSGFVFSNSFGVALVTAAIGGGLPYMYVTRKRARRMRKLEEQLPEAIDLMGRALRAGHPFSAGIKMVAEELPAPLGEEYRRAFEEQRFGLPVQDALLSLADRNPLLDIRIFVTAVLIQREVGGNLAEILDSISHTIRERFRIQREIRTRTAQGRMTGYLLAGLPIIMGILFYFLNREYILTLFTDPLGHFFLGAALILQVIGFLWIRQVVDIDI; translated from the coding sequence ATGGGATCGCTCCTGCTGCCCATTCTGGTTTTCGTCGCGGTCGCGGCGCTGGTGGTGATCATGTCACTGTCGTGGGAGGGGCTACGCGACGTACGTGACAAGAAGACGCTCGCCAGCCGCCTCGAGAGCATGGACTTCGAGACGCTCGCCTCGCGCTCCAACGCGCCCTCCGACCTGCTTCGGCCGCTGCACCAGCAGACCGCGCTAGAGGCGTTCGCCGATCGGTTCACGCGCATGCGCGGGATCCAGACCGCCATGGAGCAGGCGGACCTGAGTTGGTCCATCGGCACGTTCCTCATGGCCACCGTCGGCTTCACCATCGGCGGTGGGTTGTCCGGCTTCGTGTTCTCGAACAGCTTCGGCGTGGCGCTCGTCACCGCGGCGATCGGCGGAGGCCTGCCGTACATGTACGTGACGCGCAAGCGGGCGCGCCGCATGCGCAAGCTTGAGGAGCAACTGCCGGAGGCGATCGACCTGATGGGTCGCGCGCTGCGCGCCGGCCACCCGTTCTCTGCGGGGATCAAGATGGTCGCGGAGGAGCTGCCGGCCCCGCTGGGTGAGGAGTACAGGCGCGCCTTCGAGGAGCAGCGTTTCGGCTTGCCGGTTCAGGACGCGCTGCTGTCGCTAGCCGATCGCAACCCGCTCCTGGACATCCGTATCTTCGTGACCGCGGTGCTCATCCAACGCGAGGTCGGGGGCAACCTGGCCGAGATCCTGGACAGCATCTCTCACACCATTCGCGAGCGTTTCCGGATCCAGCGCGAGATTCGGACGCGGACCGCGCAGGGTCGCATGACAGGCTACCTGCTGGCCGGCTTGCCGATCATCATGGGGATCCTGTTCTACTTCCTGAATCGGGAATACATCCTCACGCTGTTCACCGACCCGCTCGGGCATTTCTTCCTGGGCGCCGCGCTGATTCTACAGGTGATCGGCTTCCTGTGGATCCGCCAGGTCGTGGACATCGACATCTGA
- a CDS encoding AAA family ATPase, whose amino-acid sequence MAQKSLRIALVGVDPAVRKALDEVELPGKRRLEIAHELDAPLAELGREDAAQLTQSDLHVVFVGMGDDPATGIKIAAYLADAAPTLHVVGSGPGLAPDVLMQAMRAGVNEYLLAPVSTSDLGEALGRAWKRHSFVEQELHGHEVEQRGKVFAFLPVKGGTGTTTAAVNLAVALQRATNEKTLLVDLDMELGGVALLLGLRPRFSFLDLARNFHRLDPNLVSSYVESHPSGLDVLAAPLRPERSDVIAAEEASKIIDFLRQTYRFIILDMSKSLSPMMLSVMESADKIIAVTTADLPTLGSLKRLLPVLQRIDDSSTDRIRVVVNRYHPDGQVTIDDIRTLLDMDVHWTLSNDYRSAIKAANEGRPITLNGRSPYSRDIESIIGGLVDLPGAPDTNGDGGLAAPLKRLFGLKK is encoded by the coding sequence CGGCGGTGCGAAAAGCGCTTGACGAGGTCGAGCTGCCGGGGAAGCGGCGCCTGGAGATCGCGCACGAGCTGGACGCCCCGCTCGCCGAGTTGGGCCGCGAAGACGCGGCCCAGCTCACCCAGAGCGACCTGCACGTCGTCTTCGTGGGCATGGGGGACGACCCGGCCACCGGCATCAAGATCGCCGCGTACCTGGCGGACGCCGCACCCACCCTGCACGTGGTCGGCTCCGGCCCGGGGCTCGCGCCGGACGTCCTCATGCAGGCCATGCGCGCGGGGGTGAACGAGTACCTGCTCGCTCCGGTCAGCACGAGCGACCTGGGGGAGGCTCTGGGCCGGGCGTGGAAGCGCCACTCCTTCGTCGAGCAGGAGCTGCACGGCCACGAGGTGGAGCAGCGCGGCAAGGTGTTCGCCTTCCTTCCGGTCAAGGGCGGCACGGGCACCACCACTGCGGCGGTCAACCTCGCGGTGGCGCTGCAACGCGCGACCAACGAGAAGACGCTGTTGGTGGACCTGGACATGGAGCTCGGCGGTGTCGCGCTCCTGCTGGGCCTGCGCCCGCGCTTCAGCTTCCTGGACCTGGCGCGCAACTTCCATCGCCTGGACCCGAACCTGGTGAGCTCCTACGTGGAGTCTCACCCGTCGGGACTGGACGTGCTCGCGGCGCCGCTCCGGCCGGAGCGCTCGGACGTGATCGCCGCGGAGGAAGCCAGCAAGATCATCGACTTCCTGCGGCAGACCTACCGCTTCATCATCCTGGACATGTCCAAGTCGCTGTCGCCCATGATGCTCAGCGTCATGGAATCGGCCGACAAGATCATAGCCGTCACGACGGCGGATCTGCCCACGCTGGGCAGCCTGAAGCGGCTGCTGCCCGTGCTACAGCGCATCGATGACAGCTCGACGGACCGCATCCGCGTGGTGGTGAACCGCTACCACCCGGACGGACAGGTCACCATCGACGACATCCGTACGCTCCTGGACATGGACGTGCACTGGACGCTTTCGAACGATTACAGGTCCGCGATAAAGGCGGCCAACGAGGGCCGCCCCATCACGTTGAACGGCCGCTCCCCGTATTCGCGCGACATCGAGTCCATCATCGGAGGCCTGGTAGATCTGCCGGGCGCGCCGGACACCAACGGCGACGGCGGGCTGGCGGCGCCGCTGAAGCGTCTGTTCGGGTTGAAGAAGTAA
- a CDS encoding CpaF family protein: MSEETTTPTEEGAAPEQGGGLWTGDLAKRAKAKGGRAAEVTPTAQGTLSKVQERLHRNLLERLNLASLSELDREEAARTIQRVAHELLNEEETPLASVEREQVVEKVLDEIFGLGPLEPLMKDPEISDILVNTGRQVFVERRGKLFATGTHFRDDRHLMQVIDRIVSAVGRRIDDSSPMVDARLADGSRVNAIIPPLAIDGPHVSIRKFKRDTLSGEDLLRYESLSEPMLELLEAIVKSRLNVLISGGTGAGKTTLLNILSGYIPKDERIVTIEDSAELQLRQPHVVRLETRPPNVEGSGAVNQRMLVINALRMRPDRIVLGEVRGGEAIDMLQAMNTGHDGSLTTLHANAPRDALSRLETMISMASLNIPERAMREQVSSAIDVVIQASRMSDGSRKVVAVSEIVGMEGNVITMQDIFIFDRQGIDEDGKVLGGFRSTGIRPRFADQLRMHGIKLSSFLFGDEVGTDMAEEEAPAKAEKEKKTLWGDRLESVS, from the coding sequence ATGAGCGAAGAAACAACGACACCCACCGAGGAGGGCGCCGCGCCGGAACAGGGCGGAGGCCTCTGGACCGGCGACCTGGCCAAGCGAGCCAAGGCGAAGGGCGGGCGGGCGGCTGAGGTCACGCCGACCGCGCAGGGTACGCTCAGCAAGGTGCAGGAACGGCTGCACCGGAACCTGCTTGAGCGGCTCAACCTGGCCAGCCTGTCCGAGCTGGACCGGGAGGAGGCCGCCCGCACCATCCAGCGCGTCGCGCACGAGCTGCTGAACGAGGAGGAGACCCCCCTCGCCAGCGTCGAGCGCGAGCAGGTGGTGGAGAAGGTCCTGGACGAGATCTTCGGCCTCGGACCCCTCGAGCCGCTCATGAAGGACCCGGAGATCTCCGACATCCTGGTCAACACGGGCCGCCAGGTGTTCGTGGAGCGGCGCGGCAAGCTGTTCGCGACCGGGACGCACTTCCGCGACGACCGCCACCTGATGCAGGTGATCGACCGGATCGTGAGCGCGGTGGGGCGGCGCATCGACGACAGCTCACCCATGGTGGACGCCCGTCTGGCGGACGGATCGCGCGTCAACGCGATCATCCCGCCGCTGGCGATCGACGGTCCGCACGTGTCCATCCGGAAGTTCAAGCGGGACACGCTGTCGGGCGAGGACCTGCTGCGCTACGAGTCGCTCAGCGAGCCCATGCTCGAGCTGCTCGAGGCGATCGTGAAGTCGCGCCTCAACGTCCTCATCTCGGGCGGCACGGGCGCCGGCAAGACCACGCTCCTGAACATCCTGAGCGGGTACATCCCCAAGGATGAGCGCATCGTCACGATCGAGGACTCCGCCGAGCTTCAGCTCCGGCAGCCGCACGTCGTCCGGCTGGAGACGCGGCCGCCCAACGTCGAGGGGTCGGGCGCGGTGAATCAGCGCATGCTGGTGATCAACGCGCTGCGCATGCGGCCCGACCGGATCGTCCTCGGCGAGGTCCGTGGCGGCGAGGCGATCGACATGCTGCAGGCCATGAACACGGGCCACGACGGCTCGCTGACGACGCTGCACGCCAACGCCCCGCGCGACGCGCTGTCCCGGCTGGAAACCATGATCTCCATGGCCAGCCTGAACATCCCCGAGCGGGCCATGCGCGAGCAGGTTTCTTCGGCGATAGACGTCGTCATCCAGGCCAGCCGCATGAGCGACGGGTCCAGGAAGGTCGTCGCCGTGTCGGAGATAGTGGGCATGGAGGGCAACGTCATCACCATGCAGGACATCTTCATCTTCGACCGTCAGGGCATCGACGAGGACGGCAAGGTGCTGGGCGGCTTCCGCTCGACCGGCATCCGCCCGCGCTTCGCGGATCAACTGCGCATGCACGGCATCAAGCTCTCGTCGTTCCTGTTCGGCGACGAGGTGGGCACGGACATGGCCGAGGAGGAGGCTCCCGCCAAGGCGGAGAAGGAGAAGAAGACGCTGTGGGGCGACCGCCTGGAGTCGGTGAGCTAG